A segment of the Candidatus Polarisedimenticolia bacterium genome:
GCGCCTTCACGCAGCCGGCGAGCAGGTCGAGGATCGGCTGGGTCATCGTTCCATAGCGGATCAGGTCTTCGCCCGAGAGCGCGTCTTTGCGAAACTTGCGGATCGACAGGTGCGGCCCGTCGATCGACAGCGGCGGGATGATGGCGTTGATGCGCGAGCCGTCCGCCAGGCGGGCATCGACCATCGGCGAGGACTCGTCGATGCGGCGGCCGACGCGCGACACGATGCGGTCGATGATCTGCATCAGGTGGTTGTCGTCCTTGAAGGAGACGGGCGTCGGCTCCAGCCGTCCGTGGCGCTCCACGTAGATCTGGTCGTGGGTGTTCACCAGGATGTCGTTGATCGAGGTGTCGGAAAGCAGCGGCTCGAGGGGTCCCAGCCCGAAGATCTCGTCCAGGATCTCGTCCATGATGACGCGCCTCTCCGAGGTCGAGAGGGGCGTCGACTCCTGGTTCATCAGGTCGGTGATCAGGCTCCGGATTCCCTGGGTCGCGGAGTCGCGATCCATCTGCTGCAGCGATTCCAGGTTCAGCCGGTCCAGGACCTCGCGATGGAGCCTGGCCTTGAGCTGCTGGAACTCCGAGGTGGTGGGCACGGCGGACAGGTCGACTTTCATGCGCTCCTCCTTCTACGGCCGCTCAGGCCGAGGCTCCATGATGGGAAATGCGGGCCATGCCCTTCGGAAAGATCCCCAGCACCTTGCGCCGGGCGGGGGCCGCGGCCTCGCCGCCGGGCGACAGGGCCGTGGCGTATCCCTCGAAGCAGGTGGCCAGGCCGTTGCGGTTGCGACTGACGAACGGGATCCCGTCGTTGAGGGCTTCGGGGATCGAGCGGGTGTCCTGGGGCACGGTCCAGGAGACCTTGAGCTCGAGCACCTTCTCCGCCTCGTCGAGCGTGATGTAAGGGTTGCGGTCGTAGCGGTTCACCACCAGGCGCACCAGGTCGCGCGCCACGCCGTTCTGCTCGAGCCGGCGCAGGCACCACTGGGCGCGGCGCAGCGCCAGCAGGTCGAGCGTGGTGATCACGTGGACCATGTCGGACTGCCCTAATCCCGCCTGGGTGGAGGGCTCGGTCAGCTCGCCGGTGTTCACCACCACGAACTCGTACTGCTCGCGCACGAACTGGAGGAGCTGGGCGACGCGCGCCGGGTCGGTGTTGACGGCCTTCTCGAGCGACTCGCTCGCCGCCAGGACCTCGAGGCCCGAGACGTGCCGCAGGACCATGCCGTTGAGAAGCTCGCGGTCCATGCGGTGGGTGTTGGCGACCGCGTCGCTGACGCTGAAGCTGGGGCTCAGGTTCAACAGGAGCGCGGCGTCGCCGGCGGCGAGGTCCAGATCCACCAGGAGGGTGGAGCGTCCGGCGCTCGCCAGCGTCACCGCCAGGTTGGTCGCCAGGGTGGTGGCGCCGCAGCCGCCCTTCGCCGAGAGGAAGGTCATGACGCGGCCGCGCGTCCCCTTGTGGGTATGCACGGCGGGGGCGGAGCGCTTCCAGAACCTGGCCACCGCCTCCGAGAGGACCTTGCCGTCCAGGGGCAGGGGGATGAACTCGGCGGCGCCGGCCTGCTGGGCCCGGAGCATCAGCCCCGGATCGCTCATGCCGCCGGCCACGAAGACGCGCGGTGAGGGATGGCGGTCGAAGATCTCCTGCACGAGGGCCATCGAGGCGCCATCGGCCTCCGTGTCCACCAGGATCAGGGAGGTCTCGCTCGACTCCAGGACCGTCAGGCAGCCGTTCAGGCGCGCCGAGCGCGGTCCGCTTTCCATCGCCTTCACATGAATCGAATCATGCTCGGAAACCGCCTTTTTCACCTGCTCCAGGAAGGCGGGACGCTCGGTGACGACGAACAGGTCGGTCGGGGGGGTCTTCGAAGTCTTCATTATTCGACAAGCCTCACGGTTTGGAGTCCGCCCGGGGATGCTCCTTGCCCGATGCCGGAAGTGGGGAGAATGCGGGCTGTAACAGTTCCGTTGCCGCTGATGTCCTCGAGGAAAAGGCTGGCGATGTTGGTGACGACGAAGCTCTGCTTGCCTGAGGTGAACGGAAACCGCGGATCGAAGAACGGGATGCGGATGATCCGTGGGCTGCCGGTCTCTCCGTACTTGCTGCCGGTAATCACCTTGTTGGCGGCGTCCCACTTGGCGCCGGAGTCCTGGGCGATCAGGTCCTCGACCCCCTGCTTGGTCGGTCCGACCAGGTTGCCGTTCTGGGTCCACAGGGTGTCGCCGATGGAAATGGTGCTGGGATTGCAGCCGGAGATGTTCTCGCGGTAGCGATCGCCGCCGACGTCGGGAGAGCCCGGAATCGGCAGATCGATCGGAAAGAACTGGCCCGGCGCGATGGCGGAGCCGGGATTGGCCTGCTTGACGATCAGCTGTACGCCGATGTCGAAGCCGTTGTTGCGGTAATCGGTGGCGTAGGAGGTCACGCCTTTCTCGTAGTACTCGCCCGCGTCGTACTTGCCGTTGCCATTGGTGTCGGCGAAGGCGTCGGGAAGAGCCCAGGGTTTCATGCAGCTGATCGAATTACCCAGGACCACTTCGGCGGTGGCGCAGGCCGAGACGTCGACCGAGTTGCGCCAGATGCGGGCGAAGAAGGTCGGCACCGGATTGCCTCGGGCCGCGGTGCGCGGCACGCAGACCCGGCAGCGCTTGAGGTTCAAATCGACCGTGACATCGCCGTTGTTGATGGCGACGGGGGTCGACAGCACCTGATTGTAATTGGCGTACTCCACGCCCTTGGCGGTCGCCTTGGCCGCGACGCCGGCGTTCAGGGTGTTGAACATCAGCATGTGTCCGCCGCAGGCCAGAGCCCCTGAGTCGGCGGCGTTCTGGCACTGGGTGCGCGCCGTGTACAGAACGCCGGCATCGATCGCCAGCGCCGCGGCGCCAATCAGGACCAGCATGACCAGGGCCACGAAGACCATTGTGGCGCCTTTCTCATCCTTCCAAAGCTGCGACATGTTGCACCTCGCTCCTATGCCTGGCCGTTACTTGGACGCCACGGGCGTCTGGGCGGCGGATTCGTCGACCGGCTTCGGGGTCTCGAGCTTGCTGGTCTTCTTGGGCTTGTCCAGCTCGAAGCTCTCGTCCCACTGCGGAGGCTGAGGGGCCTGGCCGGGCGGATTGGGCCTCACGAAGGTCGGGGTCGCCACGACCAGCAGCTCGCTGCGGTTCTTCTCCAGGTTCTTGCTGCGGAACAGGTAGCCGAGGCCCGGGATGTCGCCGATGAGCGGAATCTTCTTCTTGACCTGAGCCAGGTCGGAGGAGTACAGCCCGGCGATGGCGAAGCTCTGTCCTTCCTTGAGCTCGATCTCGGTATCGGCGCGCCGCGTCTTCAGGGCCGGGATGGCGAAGCCGGAGAGGACCACGGCGTTGGCGAAGTCGAGCGAGGAGACCTCGGGAGTGACCCGCATGACAATGGTGTCCTTGTCGCGCACGGTCGGAGTGAAATCGAGGCTGATGCCGAACTTCTTCCATTCCACGGTGACCGAGGTGAAGCCGGCGCCCGCCTGCGCGACCGGGACCGGGATCTCGCCGCCCGCCAGGAAGCTGGCCTTCTGGCCGTCGGCGGTGATCAGGGTCGGCTCGGCCAGGACCTGGGCCAGGCCGCGCTGCTTGAGGGCGGTGATGAAGATCTCCCACTTGTCGCGGAAGCTGAAGCCGTAGACGTTGATGGCGTCGTTGAAATTGAAGTTGGGACCGACCGGGGTATTGGCGAAGTTGCCGCTGGCCGCGGGGCCGCCGAGATTGGTCATTCCCTCGTGGTCGCCGCGCGGGTTGAGCGGATCGAAGCGCACCAGCGAGGCGGACAGATCGGTCAGCGCCTGCTTGCTGACCTCGGCGAACATGATCTTGAGCATGACCTGCCGCCGGCCCTCGGCCGGGTAGGACATGTTGTTCACGACCTTGCCGGTATAGTCGGTGGCCAGCTTGACGGCCTTGTCGCCGGTCGCCGGATTGCTCACGGTGCCGTACAGGACGATGGTGTCCTTGGAGGCGCCCACGGCGATGTGCTCGTCGGGAAAGAACTCCTGGAGACGGCGGGAGAGCGCCTCGGTGTCCATCTGGACCGTCAGGTTGTAGGTGCGCGAGGCGCCGCCGCGGAACCAGAGCACCAGGCTGGTGGTCCCGTGCGTCAGGCCGTTGATCAGGATCTGCTGGGGAGAGACGACCACCGCGTCGGCAATCGCCGGATTGGCGACGGAGACGCGCGTGACGGACGATTCCAGGTCGACGGTCAGCGACTTGCCGCTGGAGACGACCAGCTCGCGCGTGCTCTCGCCTTCGTCAGTCTTCACGGTGCCGGCATTGAGGCTCAGACTGGCGTGCGTGGGCATGACCGTGGCGCTCTTGGCGACCAGCGGGGTAGCCGGGGCGCTCTGGGCGACCACCGGGGGAGCCGGAGTGCTCTGGGCGACCACCGGGGGAGCCGGAGTGCTGACGGGGACGGTGACTTCCGGGGCCGTCTCCGCGCTCACCATCAAATCCACCATCAGGTCGTTGCCGTCGAGGCGGACGCGGCGCTCCACCGAAGCGGCACCTTCGAAATCGATGCGGGTCGCGGTGCGGCCCTTGCTGCCGTTGGCCGAGCGCACCACGATGCGGCCGACCTCCTTGGTTCCGGGGGTCATCGTCGTCTCGGACTGCCGACAATCCACGCCGTCCATGGTCATCGTCCAGCTCCCGGCCTGGATCGAGGAGAGGGAGTAGCCCAGCGGCTGGGTACCATGGAAGGTCACGCGCGTGCCTCCCGTGGGCGCCGGCTGGGTCTCGACCGAGCGCAGCTCCACGACGGGAGAAGGGGTTTCCTGGGAGCGGGCCGAGAGACTGGTCGCCGCCAGGATGAGGCTCAGGGCGAACAGGGTCAGCTTCCGGGTCACGTGCTGGGGGGATCGTCGGCTGTTCATGGTTAGAAATTCTCCGTTGTACGCTTATTTCCGCGGATTACTTCCACGGTGTCCGCGGGTTTGGGGGCGGGGTGGGCGCGGGGCGCGGCGGCCGGGGCCGCCTTGGGGGTGCCTCCGACCATCGGTCCGAGCAGGGCGCCGTTGGTGGTCACGGGATCCATGTCGAGGCTGTTGCGCAGCGCCAGCTGCAGATCGCCCTCGTGGCTGGCCAGCGTCAGCTTCTCGGACTCTTCCGGAGTCACCAGCAGGGTGATGACGTTGACGGTCTCCGGTTTGCCTTCCTCGTCCTGCTCGATCTTCTGGCCGGCGGCCAGCACTTCGACGTTCTGCAGGATCATCTTGCTGGCGCTTTTCGCCTTCTCACCGCCGGGGTTGACGCTGACGACGACGTCGACCCGCGTGCGAGGCAGGACGAAGCCGGCCACGCCGATGATCTCGTTGACCCGCACGCTGACCGCTCGCTTTCCCTTGGGAATCACGCTGGCCAGTCCGCCGCCGGCGTCTTTCGGCGCGAGCCGGGCCTCGAGGATCGGCTCGCCCGGGACGACGCCATCCATGATGGCGCGGCCCATGACCGCCTGGGGATCGGAGAAGGAGCCTTCGGGCCTCACCGAGGAGGCCCATTCCACGCTCTTCACGTGCTCCGGCTGCAGCACCGTGCCGTAGGGGAGCTTGGTGGTGGCCACCACCAGCGGGAAAGTGGGGGCCGCCTGGTTGGTGGGCGTGGCTGAGGCCTGCCGCTCCTTGAGCATCCTGTAGGTGAGGATGCTGGCGGCGCCGCCCGAGCCGATGGCCAGGATCAAGATGCCGATCACGAGAATCCTTCTCACGTTCTTCCTCCTTAAACGCTCGGTCCCTTGCGGGTTCCGGCAGCGGTCCGTTCCGTTACTCGTTGCGCATCACGCTCTGCGCGGTGATGTTGATGTCGGCGCCGGCGGTCGCGCCGGTGTTGATCATGCGAATCACAGGTCCCACGTACATGAAGGAATAGGGGACGGTCACGGTGATGGACACCTGGGTCCCGGTGCCGCCGTCCACGCCGGCGCCGCCGATGACGACGGAGGCGTTGTTCTTCACGTTGGCGGTGCTCAGGTAGCTGTTGACGCGCGCGACCACCGCGGCGTCATTGGTGAAGCCGGTGGGCAGCGCGGCCAGGCGCGCACCCTCGCGGGCGGCGTTGGCGAGAACCTGATAGAGGTTCCAGGCCCGGCCGAACTCGCAGATGCCGACCACCATGAGCAGCAGCAGCACCACGACGAGCGCGAACTCCACCAGGTTCTGTCCAGAGCGATCGGATCGGAATCGATGCATCTTCAGCTCCACCGGCTCAGCAGCACCACGAGGGTGCCCGCCGCCACCGGAACGGCGTAGGGAATCTTCAAGGTGCCGGGATTCCCGAGGTTGAGTACAGGAGAAGGCCGCAGCCCTCCCGTGAACCAGAAGGCGAACAGCTGCGCGATCCCTTTCAGCGTGGACAGAAGCCGACCGTTGGCCAACGCGACCCCGAGGGCCAGAACGCCCCCGGCCAAAGCGCCGACCAGGGCGACGGCAAACAGGTCCCGCGGGCCCAGGATCGAGCCGAGGCAGGCCAGCAGCTTCACGTCGCCGGCACCCATGCCGCCGAGCGCGAAGAAGGGGAGGAAGATCGCCAGTCCGAGCAGCGCTCCGGCGAGGCTCCACCCGAGGGCGGCCCAGCCGCCGCGCAGGGTATTGAGGAAACAGCCGGCCGCGAGGCCGGCAAGGACCAGCTGGTTGGAGATGCGACGGGAGCGCAGGTCGGTGAAGCAGGCGATTCCCGCGACGATGATGGCGGCCAGATAGATGATGAGTGTAAGTTTCACGACCGTCGTCTCCCGTGCTTCCTAAGAAAGCGCCGCAAAAGCGGTTGTTATGTTTCCCCACAAGCTTGCCAGGCCGTTTCCGACCGTCACGAGGGCCACGATGACGACGACGGCGATCAATGCGGCCAGCATCCCGTACTCGGCCAGGTCCTGACCCTCAGTCCTCGCGAGAAGGTCGCCCGGGAACAGCCTTGAAATCCGTTGCCGGAACATCGCGTCGCCTCCATCCGCCCAAAGTCATCGCCGGATTCTTCCGGCGTTTCGTTCCTCGAAAAGTGGGAGGGGGCTCGCTCGAGCCCCCTCCCGGAGCTCAGCATTCCCGTTTCGATTTCTAGGGGTTCAGGGCCTTCGCGATGTTGTTGAACACCGTCTGAATCTGGCCGCCCAGGGCCGTCACCGCCGCGATCACGACGAGCGCGATCAGCGCGATGAGCAGTGCGTACTCGGCCAGATCCTGGCCCTCTTCGCTTCTCCACAGACGGGTCATCAAAGCCTTCATGGTTCCTCCTCCTAAAAGTGATGTTTGGAAAACCCGTTGCGCGGGATATGGCAAGCGGCGTGCCATGCGGCGTGCAATGCGGCAAAGGGCTTGCGACGCAAGGGTTTCCACGGATTTGCAGGGAGGAGAGACCGGCAGTGCGAGGGGTTTGTGTGTGCAACTTGCACGCGAGTCTGCAAAGTCGTGCAGAGTCGGCCGCGGCGCGGAGGCGGTGAGCGTGCAAGCGGTTGCACACCGACGGAAGGTTTGCAGACACGCTCGCAGGGCGGAACACTCCTTTTCGTGGGAACGAATGCCGGCAAAGGCCCGCCACCCAAGGAGAAGATGGCGCGCGTGGCGGCTGCCGTCTTTTGGCACGGAGATGGCAATAGGCACCGCCGTGCCGGTCAATAAGACACCGCCGTGCCGGTCAATAGGACACCGGCGTGCCGGGCCAATGGACATCCGAGCCGGATCAAATACCGGACAGGAGCACGAAGATGATTCAAAAACAGAAGGGGACGAAGGGGACGGCGCAGGGGGTCTCCCTGGCTGCCGAGATGGAGCAGCGCTACGGCGTGCGCCGCCCGCCCGAGATTTGCGCCGAGATGGGCCGGCGTCGCTGGCGCGAGCTGAACCGCCTGCTGCATGCCTGCATGGTGCTGCACGGCGCCGGCCGCGATCGGCGCCCGCTGCAGAGGGTTCTGCATACCGCCGCCGGACTGGTGGGAGCGAGCCGCGGGGTGTTCTACCTCAAGAGCGACGCCGAGATGACGCTCGAAGCGGCGGCTTCGCAGGGCTTCACGGGAGGGATCCCCGAGGGGCTGCGCGGTGGAGGCGAGATCTCGCCGGCCGCCATGCGGGCCGGCAAGCCGCTGCTGGTCGCAGGTCCCGAGGAAGTGCGCCTGCAGTCCGAGCTTGCCATGCTGGGCGAGCCGGCAGCCGTCAGCTTCCCGATCCAGATGGAAGGGCAACCCTGGGGCGCCATTCTCCTGGGCCGGGAGAGCCGCTTCGAGGAAGACGAGGCCATCCTGCTGTGGATGTATGCCCTGGTGGTGGAGGACGCGCTTCCGAGCCTGTCGCGCGGCGAGCGCGCTCTGCGAGTGGAACCCGACTCCACCCCGGGCGGCCTGGTGTCGCCGGAAGCTTTCCGCTCGCTCGTGGACGCCGAGCTGCAGCGGCTGCCTTCGGGAGCTCGCGCCTGCACGCTTCTGAAAATCGCCTTCCGCCCGCAGGAGGGCATTGCCCGCCGCGGGGACGAGCTGCGCAGTGCCCGCAGCCTGCGGGTGCTGCGCTCCGTGCTGCGCCCCGTCGACCGCGTGGCTCCCAGCCAGGCGGGAGATCTCTTCGTCCTGCTGCCGGAGACGGGCGGAACGGAAGGAGAGCAGGTCGGGCAGAAGATCCGCCGGGCCCTGATCCAGTCCCGCGTGCTGGGCGACGAATCCGAGGTGATCCGGGCGCTGACGGTCCGGCGGGCGAGCTGCCCGGAGCATGGGCATCGGAGCGCCGCGCTCTTCCAGGCGCTCGAAGCGATCGCCGGCTGACTCAGGGCTCCACGGGATCCTCTTGCGGATCGGAGGTCGAGCGCCGGGTCAGCGTGTAGTCCTTGATCTTGTAGAGCAGGGAGCGATAGCTCATCTCGAGCTCACGGGCGGCGCGGCGGCGGTTCCAGTCATGCCGCTCCAGGGACTGGAGGATGGCGGCGCGCTCCGCCTGCTCCACCGCGTGGCGCGCGACCTCGCGCAAGGACCGGGGGGACGGCAGCGCCGGCTGCGCCGCGGACGCCGGCTCCGGAGCTCCCGCGGCCATGCCGCATGGCACGTCCTCGAGGCTCGCATCCAGCTCGGCGTCTCCCCCGAGCAGGATCATGCGCTTGATGGCGTTCTCCAGCTCGCGGATATTGCCGGGCCAGGCGGAGGCGCCGAGCAGCGTGAAGAAGTCGCGGCCGGGATCGGCAAGCTCCGGACGGTTGTACTGGGTCGCGTAGCGCCGCAGGAAGTGCAGCGCCAGCGATTCGAGGTCCTCGCGCCGCTCGCGCAGCGGCGGAACGCGCAGGGAGACCACGCCGAGCCGGTAATAGAGGTCCTGTCGGAAGGTTCCCGCCTTGATGTCGCGCGTCAGATCGCGGTTGGTGGCGGCCAGCACCCGCACGTCGACCTCCACCACCTGGCGCCCGCCCACCCGGTACAGCTTTCTCTCCTGCAGGACGTGCAGCAGCTTGGCCTGCAGGCGCGGCGGAATCTCGCCGATCTCGTCCAGGAAGAGCGTTCCTCCCGAGGCGGCTTCGAACTGCCCCATGCGGTTCTCGACGGCGCCGGTGTAGGCCCCGCGCATGTGGCCGAACAGCTCGGATTCGAGCAGCCCTTCGGACAGCGAAGCGCAGTTGAGATGGACGAAAGGACGATCACGGCGTGTGGAGTTGTGGTGGATCAAACGGGCCAGCAGGTCTTTGCCGACTCCCGTCTCACCCAGGATCAGGACGGTCTCCTGGGACGGCGCCACCCGCAGGGCCTTCTGCTCGACGCTCTGCATGGCGGCGCTGCCGCTGGGAACGTACTGCCAGTCCCCGGAGGCGTCGCGCCACAGCGAAGCCTGCCGCGGCGGACGCGCGGGGTTCTCCTTGCTTTTCTCGAGCTGGGAATGCCCCTGCGCGAACGCTGAATCTGCCGAGTTCATCCTCCACGGTCCTTGCGCAAATGGGCGATACGACGAGCTACCGGAAGTATGGTGCGGCCGGCTGCGAAGACAATAGAAAAGATCGTACTCGGCGGTGCGAAACAATTGACGGAGGAAGGCTTTCGGGGACGGGTTCCGGACGGGCGGGAAGCGGCTCAGCTCCGGGCGGTTGCGGGCGTCGGCGGATTGACCAGATCCAAAAGAAGGGATTCCAGCGCGACCTGCCGGTTGACGAAGCGCCGCAGGTCCTCGCGGGTGCGCTCGAGACGTCCCAGCAGCTCGGCGGCGCGATAGGGGGAGACTCCGAGACGCTGCTCGGAGCGGGCCGAATCGGGGTGGGTCAATACCGCCATGTCGCACCCGCTTCCCAGAAGCATCGCGTCGCGCACCAGATCGGCGAGCATTGAGAGCGTCTCGTCGGTGGCCTCGTCCTCGGGAAAGAGGGCCGCCGTCGCGGACAGCGCCGCGGCGGGGGATGCTCCGGCCTCGACCGCTCCGGCGAGGATGTTCCCCAGCCGGGAGCGGCGCTGCAGATAGCGCTGTGGATCGGGAGCGAGCTCGAGGGCCTTTCCGGGGCGCCCTCCCGACAAAGCCGCGGCGAGCGCCGCCTGTCCCTCCGGGAGGCCGGGATCGACCTCCCGGAGCCAGCGGCGGATCTCATCACGGGCCAGGGTCGCGAAGCGGAAGGCGCGGCAGCGCGAGCGGATGGTCGGCAGCAGCGCCGCCGCGTTCTCGGTCAGCAGCAGGATCACGGCCCGCGCCGGAGGCTCCTCGAGGACCTTGAGCAGGGCGTTGGCCGATTCCTCGTTGAGCCGCTCGGCCGAGAGCACCAGCAGCAAGCGTCGGGGGGAGGTGGAAGGCGAAAGGTAGAGCTGTGCCAGGCGCCGGCGGGCCATCTCCGCCGGAATCCTCCAGGCTGGATGTCGGCGCACCTCGTCCTGCAGGGCGTGCAGATCGAGAGCGGCGCTGGCTTTTTCCTCGGAGGGACGGGCCGCCGGCTCTTCCTTGCCTCCCTGGGGATGCAGGACCGTGAGATCGGGATGGAGCAGCGCCGCGGCGTCGAGCTTGCGGCAGCTGGAGCAGGCGCTGCAGGCGCCGGCCGATCCGGCCGCGCACAGGAGCTCGCGGGCAAGGGCCATGGCGGCAGTCAGCTTGCCGATCCCGTCGGGACCGTGGAACAGGAGCGCGCCGGCGAGGCGGTTTTCGTTCAAGGCGCGATCGAGGGCCGCGACAACGGCGCCTTGTCCGCGCAGCTCCGCGAAGCGGCGGGTCAAGGCAGACCCAGGGAGGGGAGAGCGGATCGAAGGGCTGCGACGACCCGCTCGTGGACTTCCTCGATGCGACCGTCCCCTTCGAGGACCCGGATCCTCTGAGGATGGGAAGCGGCCAGCCGGCGGTAGGCGTCCCGCACCCGGCGGTGGAATTCCATGTCTTCCTGCTCGAAGCGCGACTGATCCCTCGGCGCCCGGCCCTCGCGCCGGCGCGCCCGCGCCAACGCCGTCTCCGGATCGATGTCGAACAGCAGCGTGAGATCGGGCTCCAGGGCGAGCAGGTCGAGTCGGTTCAGCGTCTCCACCAGCTCCGCGGGAAGGTGCCGCCCGTCGCCCTGGTAGGCCCGGGTCGCGTCCTTGTAGCGATCGCACAGCACCAGCTTGCGCTCCGCCAGGGCCGGCAGGATCACCCGCGCCAGGTGCTGGGCGCGGGCCGCCTGGTACAGCAGCAGCTCCGACAGCGGAGTCAGGTCGCGATGGGCGGGATCGAGCAGCAGGGCCCGGATCTGGTTGCCGATCTCGGTGCCGCCGGGCTCGCGCGTCAGGACATGCTCGATTCCGGCATTTTCCAGCCGGACCGACAGGAGCTGGATCTGGGTGGTCTTCCCGGACCCTTCGATCCCTTCGAAGGTGATGAAGGCGCGCATGCGATCTCCGCCGGTTCCGGCGCGCATGATACCACAGCCTCC
Coding sequences within it:
- the tmk gene encoding dTMP kinase, producing the protein MRAFITFEGIEGSGKTTQIQLLSVRLENAGIEHVLTREPGGTEIGNQIRALLLDPAHRDLTPLSELLLYQAARAQHLARVILPALAERKLVLCDRYKDATRAYQGDGRHLPAELVETLNRLDLLALEPDLTLLFDIDPETALARARRREGRAPRDQSRFEQEDMEFHRRVRDAYRRLAASHPQRIRVLEGDGRIEEVHERVVAALRSALPSLGLP